In Methanobrevibacter sp., a single window of DNA contains:
- the mfnA gene encoding tyrosine decarboxylase MfnA: MQDEPVDKEDILKELSELHNLDYDYSDGRILGSMCTEAHPFAKEVYCKFLDTNLGDPGLFKGTKHIEEEVIKSIGELLSLDVAYGNIVTGGTEANIMAIRAARNHARKYKGIVDGEIIIPESAHFSFKKAADMLNLKIVEAKLDDNYKIDVDELKNVISDKTVAIVAIAGTTELGLIDPIEEISKIAFDNNIYFHVDAAFGGFSIPFLRKKGYDLPIFDFSLEGVCSITVDPHKMGLAPIPAGGIIFRKEEYLEVMAVDSPYLTVKTQSTIVGTRLGASSAATYAIMKYFGKKGYCELAESLMENTNYFYDGLIEIGYEVVCKPELNIIAFNHPDMETNVLAEKLEKLGWKVSVAKCPKSIRVVLMNHIKINHIKELLEDLKEIY, translated from the coding sequence ATGCAAGATGAACCAGTAGATAAAGAAGACATATTAAAAGAATTATCTGAACTTCATAATTTGGATTATGATTATTCTGATGGTAGGATTTTAGGGTCAATGTGCACTGAAGCGCATCCATTCGCAAAGGAAGTTTATTGCAAATTTCTTGATACAAATTTGGGTGATCCTGGCCTATTTAAAGGAACAAAACATATTGAAGAGGAAGTCATTAAATCTATTGGTGAATTATTGTCTTTAGATGTTGCTTATGGAAATATTGTGACTGGAGGTACTGAAGCCAATATTATGGCCATTCGCGCCGCCAGGAATCATGCAAGAAAATACAAGGGAATTGTTGATGGGGAAATAATCATTCCGGAATCAGCTCATTTTTCATTTAAAAAAGCTGCAGACATGCTGAATTTGAAAATTGTTGAGGCTAAACTGGATGATAATTATAAAATTGATGTTGATGAACTGAAAAATGTTATTTCTGATAAGACTGTAGCAATTGTGGCTATTGCAGGCACCACTGAATTGGGTTTAATTGATCCTATTGAAGAGATTTCAAAGATAGCTTTTGACAACAATATATATTTCCATGTAGATGCTGCATTTGGAGGATTTTCCATTCCTTTCTTAAGAAAAAAAGGTTACGATTTGCCTATTTTCGATTTTTCATTAGAGGGCGTTTGTTCTATAACTGTCGATCCTCATAAAATGGGATTGGCGCCAATTCCTGCTGGAGGAATAATTTTTAGAAAAGAGGAATATCTGGAAGTCATGGCTGTTGATTCTCCGTATCTCACAGTTAAAACTCAATCCACTATTGTGGGAACCCGTTTGGGCGCATCTTCTGCAGCTACTTATGCAATAATGAAATATTTTGGTAAAAAGGGATACTGTGAGTTGGCTGAAAGTTTAATGGAGAACACTAACTATTTCTACGACGGCTTAATTGAAATCGGGTATGAGGTAGTTTGCAAACCCGAATTGAATATCATCGCTTTTAACCATCCTGATATGGAAACCAATGTTCTTGCTGAAAAATTAGAAAAATTAGGTTGGAAAGTTTCTGTTGCTAAATGCCCTAAATCCATTAGGGTAGTTTTAATGAATCATATTAAAATCAATCATATTAAAGAATTATTAGAAGATTTAAAAGAAATATATTAA
- a CDS encoding dihydroneopterin aldolase family protein: MDVDKKYFSNITTRERAIFEGAISMGALFHQFVGTPVNKNTKNSLETSMEESLKLQPAIEDVKVNIRFDKLEESMTEFEYTSLTGDMLDVKIYTKVDDITAIIRIEFIEELNYPLMYVEDISED; this comes from the coding sequence ATGGATGTTGATAAAAAATATTTTTCAAATATAACAACAAGAGAAAGAGCCATATTTGAAGGAGCTATCAGCATGGGAGCATTATTCCACCAGTTTGTTGGAACTCCCGTGAATAAAAATACGAAAAATAGCTTAGAGACAAGTATGGAAGAATCCTTAAAATTACAGCCCGCTATTGAAGATGTGAAAGTGAATATTCGATTTGACAAACTTGAAGAATCAATGACTGAATTCGAATACACTTCCCTTACTGGCGATATGCTGGACGTTAAAATTTACACAAAAGTGGATGACATCACAGCAATAATAAGAATTGAGTTTATTGAAGAACTCAATTATCCTTTAATGTATGTTGAAGACATTTCAGAAGATTAA
- a CDS encoding class E sortase: MKRPTISTIIIIICIIIIGLYAMGEVNYFSSKIAVERNIEAPTIVIPSIGVNEKINNESLSQGVLCEQSSYPPLEGDVLLFGHRTLQGSPFLRLNELSAGDTLLLEWPGVGELNYTVINSTVVPATYTLNAQEGGDYLYLITCDPIGSTENRLIVQGELSDTNPVNTEILEDNPQESNAIIISAIFLIVGLVFSYFFSKEQRYYILAAVIIISAILFYCCINPIPSELIYDKINFLNGGL, encoded by the coding sequence ATGAAAAGGCCAACTATCTCAACAATAATTATAATCATATGTATAATTATTATAGGATTATATGCAATGGGCGAAGTTAATTATTTCTCCTCCAAAATTGCTGTAGAAAGGAATATTGAAGCGCCGACAATTGTAATCCCCTCAATAGGCGTTAACGAAAAAATAAACAATGAATCTTTATCTCAAGGAGTGTTATGCGAGCAATCATCATACCCCCCACTGGAAGGGGACGTGCTGCTCTTTGGACATAGAACACTTCAGGGATCGCCATTTTTAAGACTTAACGAATTATCTGCTGGAGATACATTGCTTCTCGAATGGCCAGGAGTTGGCGAGTTAAACTATACCGTTATAAATTCAACTGTAGTGCCCGCCACATACACTCTCAATGCCCAAGAAGGAGGAGATTACTTATATTTAATTACATGCGACCCAATAGGATCTACTGAAAATAGGTTAATTGTGCAAGGAGAATTAAGCGACACAAATCCCGTCAATACAGAAATCCTAGAGGACAATCCCCAAGAATCAAATGCCATAATAATAAGTGCGATATTTTTAATTGTAGGATTGGTTTTCAGTTACTTCTTCTCCAAGGAGCAAAGGTATTATATATTAGCCGCCGTGATAATCATATCAGCAATATTATTCTACTGCTGCATAAATCCAATACCGTCCGAGCTCATATATGACAAGATAAACTTTTTGAATGGAGGATTATAA
- a CDS encoding DUF515 domain-containing protein, whose product MNNKKPRNPLFPKGFEQTKDIKQKYRDQNLKKPTKKDELSPLKKLNRKIGVYLSPKATNMTEDEQKRKIGLIITTLILITLIISAYYFLIYQPQQEELALAKTTKLNELHDLYSGPLVTSGNALVLENKINDARSSQEVESINIITPATKDWKSYHKKSVESNKDAFNRTMLTYKNESKDVLMNSDEAMKIINENDATVLSKLKFEKPNTVTVPILVSRLQAGAGLINVGSVVDVYLNTNYTEDGITNNTTSPEISGCTVLSILRYEENGEIDSQYSKSKIHVRGNTTYPTENTKSFSSNVLELLKGSIIKGYNEKQTIKLLKNYGVKLSNYERQINLGDLDAEYMILLETPRDKVNFLINNMENVILTIPTSNAPNWMVKEINNTYSN is encoded by the coding sequence ATGAATAATAAAAAACCAAGAAATCCATTGTTTCCAAAAGGTTTTGAACAAACAAAAGATATAAAACAAAAATATCGTGACCAAAATCTGAAAAAACCAACGAAAAAAGACGAATTAAGTCCGTTGAAAAAACTAAATCGCAAAATTGGAGTTTATTTAAGTCCAAAAGCAACAAACATGACAGAAGATGAGCAGAAAAGGAAAATTGGACTAATTATAACAACATTGATTTTGATTACCTTGATAATCTCTGCATATTATTTTTTAATTTACCAGCCCCAACAAGAAGAGCTGGCCCTTGCAAAAACAACAAAACTAAACGAACTTCATGATTTATATTCCGGCCCTTTAGTAACATCCGGCAACGCATTAGTTTTAGAAAATAAAATTAACGACGCCAGAAGTTCACAGGAAGTGGAAAGCATAAACATCATCACACCCGCAACAAAAGACTGGAAATCGTATCACAAAAAATCCGTTGAATCAAATAAGGATGCATTCAATAGAACAATGCTCACCTATAAAAATGAAAGTAAAGATGTTCTAATGAACAGTGATGAAGCCATGAAAATTATTAATGAAAATGATGCTACCGTTTTATCAAAATTAAAATTTGAAAAACCGAATACCGTTACGGTACCTATACTTGTTTCTAGACTTCAAGCGGGAGCGGGGCTCATAAATGTTGGAAGTGTAGTGGATGTTTATCTAAACACAAATTATACGGAAGATGGCATTACCAACAACACAACAAGCCCTGAAATAAGTGGATGCACTGTTTTATCAATATTGAGATATGAAGAAAATGGAGAAATTGATTCACAATATTCAAAATCAAAGATTCATGTGAGAGGAAACACCACTTATCCTACTGAAAATACAAAAAGCTTTTCATCAAACGTGCTTGAGCTTCTAAAAGGGTCAATTATCAAAGGATATAATGAAAAACAAACAATCAAATTACTGAAGAATTACGGAGTCAAATTATCAAATTATGAACGTCAAATTAACTTAGGGGATTTAGATGCAGAATATATGATTTTACTTGAAACCCCTCGAGACAAAGTTAATTTCCTAATAAACAATATGGAAAATGTAATCCTGACAATACCAACTTCAAATGCTCCAAACTGGATGGTGAAGGAAATTAACAACACATATTCCAACTGA
- a CDS encoding archaetidylserine synthase → MKIEDTNIKKFIAISDIISLLNMSCGFLSIVNSINNNYELSALLMIFAIMFDSVDGWVARKANRDDSLGFGKNIDSLSDVVSFGVAPAVFVYSTINTTPTIVQEIGILVSLFIVICGVLRLTRYNVIADKINTRDFIGFPIPGIAFIIATLYLSGLYNPYLALVLSVIISLIMISTIIYPKFDNIPTLVISCILIVLLILPIKIVLFNINIPALLLLLFCLYYLIINLIKNYL, encoded by the coding sequence ATGAAAATTGAAGATACAAATATTAAAAAATTTATAGCGATATCCGACATCATATCATTATTAAACATGAGCTGTGGATTTTTATCAATAGTAAATTCAATTAATAACAATTATGAATTATCCGCACTATTAATGATATTTGCAATCATGTTTGACTCAGTAGATGGTTGGGTAGCAAGAAAAGCCAACAGAGATGACTCATTAGGATTTGGAAAAAATATAGATTCCCTATCAGACGTTGTATCCTTTGGCGTTGCACCAGCAGTATTTGTATATTCAACTATTAACACCACCCCAACTATTGTCCAGGAGATTGGAATACTAGTTAGCTTATTCATTGTTATTTGCGGAGTTTTAAGATTAACAAGATATAATGTTATTGCCGATAAAATTAATACAAGAGATTTTATTGGATTCCCGATTCCAGGAATTGCATTCATCATTGCCACATTATATCTAAGCGGATTATACAACCCATATCTTGCATTAGTCTTAAGTGTTATCATTTCTTTAATAATGATCAGTACAATTATCTATCCTAAATTTGATAACATTCCAACACTAGTGATATCCTGCATATTAATCGTACTGTTAATCCTCCCAATAAAAATTGTTTTGTTTAATATTAATATACCAGCACTACTATTGTTATTATTCTGCTTATACTACCTAATAATTAATTTAATTAAAAACTACTTATAA
- a CDS encoding rod shape-determining protein: MNIFGKDEEVPQVDNVRVISNSLGIDLGTLNTVIAKPSGDKFDLYQIPSVVAVKKDDPSEVLAVGEEAKRMLGRTPEDILAVRPLKKGVIENVVQAQALLIKAMQIGINEGESVGRIVIGIPGDASEVEKNAAEEIGRKAGAQNILVISEGLAAAIGAGLPIAEPNGTMVVDIGAGSTDIVIISLGGINDIETVRCGGDDIDNRIVELVAEKYDVAIGIHDAESAKIEVGMVHCSEQIENLSVEVIGKSLETNRPKKVVIDSMLVADAVEPYMQKIVDGLNVILERLSPELMMGVYNNSVAVGGSSRLRGLKERVFDEIGIPIEISDDPMTVVAKGTAIVAAEPLALEPEVRLRAMK; the protein is encoded by the coding sequence ATGAATATTTTTGGAAAAGACGAGGAAGTACCACAAGTTGATAATGTAAGAGTTATCAGCAATAGTTTAGGAATTGATTTAGGAACTTTAAATACAGTAATTGCAAAACCTTCAGGTGACAAATTTGATTTATATCAAATCCCATCTGTCGTTGCTGTGAAAAAAGATGACCCGTCAGAGGTCTTAGCTGTTGGAGAAGAAGCTAAAAGAATGCTTGGAAGAACTCCTGAGGACATTCTTGCTGTAAGGCCATTGAAAAAAGGTGTTATTGAGAATGTTGTACAAGCGCAAGCTTTACTTATTAAAGCAATGCAGATTGGTATTAATGAAGGGGAAAGTGTTGGAAGAATTGTTATTGGTATTCCTGGTGATGCATCAGAAGTAGAAAAGAATGCTGCTGAAGAAATTGGTAGGAAAGCTGGAGCTCAAAATATATTGGTCATTAGTGAAGGTTTGGCTGCTGCAATTGGTGCCGGTTTACCTATTGCTGAACCTAACGGTACAATGGTCGTTGATATTGGTGCAGGATCAACTGATATTGTAATAATTTCTCTTGGAGGCATTAACGATATTGAAACTGTCAGATGTGGTGGTGACGATATTGATAATAGGATTGTTGAGCTTGTAGCCGAAAAATATGATGTAGCAATCGGTATTCATGATGCGGAATCTGCAAAAATTGAAGTTGGTATGGTCCATTGCAGTGAACAAATTGAAAACTTAAGTGTTGAAGTTATTGGTAAGTCTTTAGAAACAAACAGGCCTAAAAAAGTGGTTATTGACTCCATGTTAGTTGCTGATGCTGTAGAACCTTACATGCAGAAGATTGTAGACGGTTTAAATGTGATTTTGGAAAGATTATCTCCAGAATTGATGATGGGTGTTTACAATAATTCTGTTGCAGTTGGGGGAAGTTCAAGACTCCGTGGTTTAAAAGAAAGGGTTTTCGATGAAATAGGAATTCCTATAGAAATTTCTGATGATCCAATGACTGTAGTAGCAAAAGGAACTGCTATTGTAGCTGCAGAACCTCTTGCATTAGAGCCAGAAGTCCGTCTTAGGGCAATGAAATAA
- the rnhB gene encoding ribonuclease HII, with protein MDILGIDEAGRGSVLGPMVIAGVVVPEKMEKVLERMGVKDSKRLTPNRRTILSRKLKKMFDYEIVVISAREIDEMRAEGINLNEIEKNAMESILLKMNPEKAIVDAVDVKAERFQDNLRNDTGINVVAEHKADDKYIEVSAASIIAKAERDNQISQLNKDFIKLGGIGSGYPSDPKTKEFLTNYTYEEMPDFVRRSWATVAKMK; from the coding sequence ATGGATATTTTAGGTATTGATGAAGCGGGTAGAGGGTCTGTTCTAGGTCCTATGGTTATTGCAGGTGTTGTTGTACCTGAAAAAATGGAAAAAGTTTTAGAACGCATGGGAGTTAAGGATTCTAAAAGATTAACTCCAAACAGACGTACTATCTTATCTAGAAAGCTTAAAAAGATGTTTGATTATGAAATTGTTGTAATTTCTGCTCGTGAAATAGATGAAATGAGGGCTGAAGGCATCAATCTCAATGAAATTGAGAAAAATGCAATGGAATCCATTTTATTAAAAATGAATCCAGAAAAAGCTATTGTTGATGCCGTGGATGTTAAGGCAGAGCGTTTTCAAGATAATCTTCGCAATGACACTGGAATCAATGTCGTGGCGGAACACAAGGCTGATGATAAATATATTGAAGTTAGTGCGGCATCCATAATTGCTAAAGCTGAAAGAGATAATCAAATTTCTCAATTAAATAAAGATTTTATTAAATTGGGAGGAATTGGTTCTGGATATCCTTCAGATCCAAAAACAAAAGAATTTTTAACTAATTATACTTATGAAGAAATGCCGGACTTTGTAAGAAGGTCTTGGGCAACTGTTGCCAAAATGAAATAA
- a CDS encoding MotA/TolQ/ExbB proton channel family protein, whose protein sequence is MVVEFFTSFLDNIVDIFSQGGIITYIILFIGIYGLIIAIRKIAYLRRISKVDTTEIFGVVTASMERGGAVEALKQINNFKNPISKIISETLKIGYKNKTEVEESMEQIFIVEVAKMTKGLSTIKTITELAPFLGLIGTVIGIWMTFKSLGVNPDSAAMAEGIYVALTTTIMGLLVAIILLPIYTYIQGLIEAEMDKIELATKMTNWGFAVVKVRVDSNVECALEALQNAEGVVNTRLISDPYANIKVSFKPSMLDKSIANIILEKCNVNAEITESKLKQ, encoded by the coding sequence ATGGTTGTTGAATTTTTTACTTCATTTTTAGATAATATTGTTGACATTTTTAGTCAAGGAGGAATTATAACTTATATAATTCTTTTCATTGGTATTTATGGTCTTATCATTGCAATAAGAAAAATTGCTTATTTAAGAAGAATTAGTAAAGTTGACACCACTGAAATATTTGGTGTTGTTACGGCTTCTATGGAAAGAGGAGGCGCTGTTGAAGCATTAAAGCAGATTAATAACTTTAAAAATCCTATTTCTAAGATTATTTCTGAAACTTTAAAAATTGGTTATAAGAATAAAACTGAAGTTGAAGAAAGTATGGAGCAAATTTTCATTGTAGAAGTAGCAAAAATGACAAAAGGATTAAGCACAATTAAGACTATTACTGAGCTTGCTCCTTTTTTAGGTTTAATAGGTACTGTTATTGGTATTTGGATGACATTCAAGTCATTGGGCGTTAATCCCGATTCTGCAGCTATGGCAGAAGGAATTTATGTAGCTTTAACAACAACAATTATGGGACTTTTAGTGGCGATTATTCTATTACCTATTTATACATATATTCAAGGACTTATCGAAGCTGAAATGGATAAAATTGAGCTTGCTACAAAAATGACTAATTGGGGATTCGCTGTAGTAAAAGTTAGAGTTGATTCTAATGTGGAATGCGCACTTGAAGCTCTTCAGAATGCAGAGGGTGTTGTTAACACAAGACTAATTTCCGATCCTTATGCTAATATTAAAGTGTCGTTTAAACCGAGCATGCTGGATAAGAGTATCGCGAATATTATTTTAGAGAAATGTAATGTTAATGCTGAAATTACTGAAAGTAAACTAAAACAATAG
- a CDS encoding biopolymer transporter ExbD produces MAIDVRAYKKKVLNQKPSINLVPFIDILFTILIFLVVTSNFSATDVQADDSDVVNDATGKPNVTDVSGDQEYYIVPVANLHKVTVNGVDKSDLISNNAIGVHAKVMDEGQISIKPGEIDITTPEGFSPDEAVRRPNT; encoded by the coding sequence ATGGCTATTGATGTAAGAGCTTATAAGAAGAAAGTTTTAAATCAAAAACCAAGTATCAATTTAGTTCCTTTTATTGATATTCTTTTCACAATTTTGATTTTTTTAGTAGTTACTAGTAATTTTTCAGCTACTGATGTTCAAGCTGATGACTCTGATGTTGTTAATGATGCAACAGGAAAACCAAATGTCACTGATGTTTCTGGTGATCAAGAATACTATATTGTGCCTGTAGCTAATTTACATAAAGTTACAGTCAATGGGGTTGATAAATCAGACTTGATATCGAATAACGCAATTGGTGTTCATGCAAAAGTTATGGATGAAGGACAGATATCTATTAAGCCGGGAGAAATAGACATTACCACTCCAGAGGGATTCTCTCCGGATGAGGCTGTTCGTCGTCCGAATACATAA
- a CDS encoding IMP cyclohydrolase produces the protein MYTGRILSTGMNKDGKPFVAYRVSSRSFPNRQCLEFETRAAVVPKEGYVNDIFENPYITYNSIRIVDDVAIVSNGSQTDVIADKIAVGMNIRDAMAYSLLTMDYEKDDYNTPRIAAAITSTDKEDEYGCYIGIVNDKKLLVEEVPFGDAAFISTYGSQVPDLVDFEAKTAAESAKFIFDEGTFADYEKPVTSCAAVFDGEWTIDVYNP, from the coding sequence GTGTATACAGGCAGAATTTTATCAACAGGGATGAATAAAGATGGTAAACCTTTTGTAGCATATCGTGTTTCAAGCAGGTCATTTCCGAATAGGCAATGTTTAGAATTTGAAACTCGTGCAGCGGTTGTTCCAAAAGAAGGTTATGTGAATGATATTTTTGAGAATCCGTATATTACCTACAATTCCATTCGTATTGTAGATGATGTGGCTATCGTGTCTAATGGTTCTCAAACTGATGTTATAGCGGATAAGATAGCTGTAGGAATGAATATTAGGGATGCGATGGCATATTCATTACTTACTATGGATTATGAAAAAGATGATTATAATACTCCTAGGATTGCGGCTGCTATCACATCAACCGATAAGGAAGACGAATATGGCTGTTATATTGGAATTGTAAACGATAAGAAGTTGCTAGTTGAGGAAGTTCCATTTGGGGATGCGGCATTTATTTCAACATATGGAAGTCAAGTGCCGGATTTAGTTGACTTTGAAGCAAAAACTGCCGCTGAATCTGCTAAGTTTATTTTTGATGAAGGCACTTTTGCTGATTATGAAAAGCCAGTAACTTCATGTGCTGCTGTTTTTGATGGAGAATGGACTATTGATGTCTATAATCCATAA
- a CDS encoding coenzyme F420-0:L-glutamate ligase, protein MTIELIGLENIPLVDEKDDISVIIKDAINKQGCSINHGDIILIAETLISKAEGNFIKLNELTPSDEALDLAKRSNKDPNLVEAIIQQSNEIVEVGPSFIITETKQGFVCANAGIDESNVGEGLATPMPVNADKSAFEIREFLENEFGEEIAVIITDTQGRAFRFGAIGTSIGCSGISPLWKRVGEKDLYGRELETTEIATADELAAAASLIMGQADEGLPVVIIRGFGNFDDLRNVDSDISPLLMPKEFDVFRK, encoded by the coding sequence ATGACAATTGAATTGATAGGGTTAGAGAATATTCCCCTTGTTGATGAGAAGGACGATATTTCTGTGATTATTAAGGATGCAATTAATAAGCAGGGATGTTCTATTAATCATGGGGATATTATTTTAATAGCAGAAACTTTAATTTCAAAAGCTGAAGGCAATTTTATTAAATTAAATGAGTTAACCCCTTCAGATGAAGCATTGGATTTGGCAAAAAGATCTAATAAAGATCCGAACCTTGTTGAAGCCATCATACAGCAATCCAACGAAATTGTTGAAGTCGGCCCTAGTTTTATCATTACTGAAACTAAGCAGGGTTTTGTTTGTGCAAATGCTGGAATTGACGAATCAAATGTTGGTGAAGGTTTGGCTACTCCTATGCCAGTAAATGCTGATAAATCCGCTTTTGAAATTCGTGAATTTTTGGAAAACGAATTTGGCGAAGAAATTGCAGTAATAATTACTGATACTCAAGGAAGGGCATTTAGATTTGGGGCTATAGGCACTTCAATTGGTTGTTCTGGCATTTCTCCTCTTTGGAAAAGAGTAGGTGAAAAGGATTTATACGGGCGTGAACTCGAAACAACTGAAATCGCAACTGCTGATGAACTAGCGGCTGCCGCATCATTGATTATGGGGCAAGCCGATGAAGGCCTTCCTGTGGTTATTATTAGGGGATTTGGCAATTTCGATGATTTGAGAAATGTCGATTCAGATATCTCTCCTTTACTAATGCCAAAAGAATTTGATGTATTTAGAAAATAG
- the cofD gene encoding 2-phospho-L-lactate transferase codes for MIAVLSGGTGTPKLLQGLKEVIDPSELTIVVNTLENDYFAGVYVSADIDTVLYTMADLINDELWYGIKDDTFITHEQLEDIGCPELLRIGDKDRATKIQKTLLMEKYDLAKACEIQAKNMGLTCRVIPMSNENSDIKIITDIGELEFHDFLIKHQSQPEVLDVKFSKVAPVEDIIDVINNSDAVIIGPSNPITSILPIISLEGIIEALKNTHVIAVSPIIGSGAVSGPASKFMKALDVDVSAVGVASLYNEFLNTMVIDTKDDDKKIEVNQIVNKVIVTNTIMNNLDAKKNLAKIIIENIP; via the coding sequence ATGATTGCTGTCTTATCTGGAGGAACTGGAACTCCAAAATTGTTGCAAGGTTTAAAAGAAGTAATTGACCCCAGTGAATTGACAATTGTTGTAAACACGTTGGAGAATGATTATTTTGCAGGCGTTTATGTATCTGCAGATATCGACACTGTTTTATACACGATGGCTGATTTGATTAATGATGAATTGTGGTACGGTATTAAAGATGATACTTTCATCACTCATGAACAGCTTGAGGATATTGGATGTCCTGAATTATTAAGAATTGGCGATAAGGATCGCGCTACAAAAATTCAGAAAACATTGCTGATGGAAAAATATGATTTGGCAAAGGCATGTGAGATTCAAGCGAAGAATATGGGGCTAACATGCAGGGTCATTCCAATGAGTAATGAAAATTCTGATATTAAAATTATCACGGATATTGGAGAGTTGGAATTTCATGATTTTTTAATTAAACACCAATCCCAACCTGAAGTTTTGGACGTTAAATTCTCTAAAGTGGCTCCTGTAGAGGATATCATAGATGTTATTAATAATTCTGATGCGGTCATTATCGGACCATCCAATCCAATCACTTCAATTTTACCGATCATATCCTTAGAAGGCATCATAGAAGCTTTAAAAAATACTCATGTGATTGCAGTATCACCGATTATTGGTTCTGGAGCCGTATCCGGTCCTGCAAGCAAATTCATGAAGGCCCTTGATGTTGATGTTTCTGCTGTGGGTGTTGCATCATTGTATAATGAATTTTTAAATACAATGGTAATCGATACAAAAGACGATGATAAAAAAATTGAGGTAAATCAAATAGTTAATAAGGTAATAGTTACAAATACAATAATGAATAATTTAGATGCTAAAAAAAATTTGGCTAAAATTATTATTGAAAATATTCCTTAA
- a CDS encoding GTP cyclohydrolase III — MIQMTLIQIDNYGPWTVTPRPRTESDLQMLQASLFADLNNHFGNKKGLVFFTRFDNLLAISNGLDEEDHLRIQRSIRNRYPITISMGVGAAETPHEAQKLATIALQNAGSAQSGERKEILAIDSLVSEEDSFVQAAHIDINSVTETLTDIESAFDTSFMVNKAQHYLMTKLIKKGALLFFIGGDNFMSPCNGLSEQEIEDIMVEIDNEIGIKLKAGIGRGKNAEDAAYMADIGLEEIRAHNNEMWTWVIEKEY; from the coding sequence ATGATACAAATGACTTTAATACAAATTGACAACTATGGTCCTTGGACTGTTACTCCAAGACCGAGAACTGAATCCGATTTACAAATGCTACAAGCAAGTTTATTTGCTGATTTAAATAATCATTTTGGAAATAAAAAAGGTTTAGTTTTCTTTACAAGATTCGATAACTTGCTTGCAATATCAAATGGTCTTGATGAAGAAGATCATTTAAGAATTCAGAGGTCTATTAGGAACAGGTATCCTATCACTATAAGTATGGGTGTAGGTGCCGCTGAAACTCCTCATGAAGCTCAAAAATTAGCTACTATTGCGCTTCAAAATGCAGGTAGTGCTCAATCTGGTGAAAGAAAGGAAATCTTGGCTATTGATAGTTTAGTTAGTGAAGAAGATAGTTTTGTTCAAGCAGCTCATATTGATATTAATAGTGTTACTGAAACTTTAACTGATATAGAATCTGCATTTGACACTAGTTTCATGGTTAATAAGGCTCAACATTACTTGATGACAAAATTAATTAAAAAAGGAGCATTATTGTTCTTCATAGGTGGAGATAATTTCATGTCTCCATGTAATGGTTTGAGCGAACAGGAAATTGAAGACATCATGGTAGAAATAGATAATGAAATTGGCATTAAACTTAAAGCAGGTATCGGAAGAGGAAAAAACGCTGAAGATGCAGCTTATATGGCGGATATAGGTCTGGAAGAAATCCGCGCTCATAATAATGAAATGTGGACTTGGGTAATTGAAAAAGAATATTGA